In the Cherax quadricarinatus isolate ZL_2023a unplaced genomic scaffold, ASM3850222v1 Contig1964, whole genome shotgun sequence genome, one interval contains:
- the LOC138851758 gene encoding CKLF-like MARVEL transmembrane domain-containing protein 4 — protein MPYLGDNEQQQQHPKFTTDFSYVKKLPGALIVVQLVCTGVGFFLALGGSLVWMVKTGHGFYTFISFVSFLSCISWLVVHVLQLYALFKTTINWNKVGIVYNGVNGFLMMVASCVMVEVASEARALKAAGVFGFLAFTGFLAGLVWEVLAWHKNRDSCEAFTASVVRGPDRPDTPDSQCLDVRGEVAGDHDDDDDGAAVGFVGMRARPVSSFLQPAPNGEVTTPMLYAPGWEEKEKHSDVKAAVSSQHSEKSSNSSIEGEWQTPS, from the exons ATGCCGTATCTCGGGGACaacgaacagcagcagcagcatcccaAGTTCACCACAGACTTCAGCTATGTCAAGAAGCTGCCGGGTGCCCTAATTGTCGTCCAGCTG GTGTGTACAGGTGTGGGCTTCTTTCTAGCCCTGGGTGGCTCCCTCGTCTGGATGGTCAAGACCGGACACGGCTTCTACACCTTCATCTCCTTCGTCAGCTTCTTGAGCTGCATCTCCTGGCTGGTGGTCCACGTCTTGCAGCTCTACGCCCTCTTCAAGACCACCATTAACTGGAACAAAGTG GGCATAGTGTACAACGGCGTCAACGGCTTCCTTATGATGGTGGCCAGCTGCGTCATGGTGGAAGTCGCCTCAGAGGCCAGGGCGCTGAAAGCTGCTGGA GTGTTTGGGTTCTTGGCCTTCACGGGGTTCCTGGCGGggctggtgtgggaggtgctggCGTGGCACAAGAACAGAGACTCCTGCGAAGCCTTCACTGCCTCGGTCGTGCGCGGTCCAGACCGAC CTGACACTCCAGACAGTCAGTGTTTGGATGTACGGGGGGAGGTGGCTGGCGACCATGACGACGACGATGATGGGGCTGCTGTCGGCTTCGTCGGCATGAGGGCAAGACCAGTGTCCTCCTTCCTGCAG CCTGCCCCCAATGGAGAGGTGACCACGCCCATGCTGTACGCCCCTGGATGGGAGGAAAAAGAAAAACACTCTGATGTCAAAGCCGCCGTCAGCAGCCAGCACTCTGAGAAGTCCTCAAATTCCTCCATTGAAGGAGAGTGGCAAACACCTTCATGA